A single genomic interval of Acidovorax sp. 1608163 harbors:
- the purE gene encoding 5-(carboxyamino)imidazole ribonucleotide mutase — protein MKPIQIGVVMGSSSDWDTMQHAVQILEQFGIAHEARVVSAHRMPDDMFAYAEAAAGRGLKAIIAGAGGAAHLPGMIAAKTTVPVLGVPVASRHLQGVDSLHSIVQMPKGIPVATFAIGTAGAANAALFAVALLASESPELRQRLETFRAEQTEVARNMTLPPAA, from the coding sequence ATGAAACCCATTCAGATCGGCGTCGTCATGGGTTCCAGCAGCGACTGGGACACCATGCAGCACGCAGTGCAAATTCTTGAGCAGTTCGGCATCGCCCACGAGGCCCGCGTGGTCTCGGCCCACCGCATGCCCGACGACATGTTTGCCTACGCCGAAGCCGCTGCAGGCCGGGGCCTCAAAGCCATCATCGCGGGCGCCGGTGGCGCCGCCCACCTGCCCGGCATGATCGCCGCCAAAACCACCGTGCCCGTGCTGGGCGTGCCCGTGGCCAGCCGCCACCTGCAAGGCGTGGATTCGCTGCACAGCATTGTGCAAATGCCCAAGGGCATTCCCGTGGCTACCTTTGCCATCGGCACCGCAGGCGCTGCCAATGCCGCCCTGTTTGCCGTGGCCCTGCTCGCCAGCGAGAGCCCCGAGCTGCGCCAGCGCCTGGAAACCTTCCGCGCCGAGCAGACCGAGGTGGCCCGCAACATGACCCTACCGCCCGCCGCATGA
- the trxA gene encoding thioredoxin → MIDITVENFEAEVVAASMTVPVLVDFWAPWCGPCKSLGPVLEKLEVEYAGRFKLAKIDSDQEQQLAGMFGIRSIPTCVLLKNGQPVDGFMGALPEGQVRAFLDKHVPSESALVAEAEVDEAHELLESGDTQAALAKMADALAADPANDDARFDYVRLLIATGGYEEAEALLQEPLKRIPQPLRFDALWRWLDALQFVQNDDRGNWPLEQFDALIAQNKRDFDTRFAKARVLMAEGEWAPAMEELLEIIMRDKAWNAEAPRKTYVAILELLTPPQPKADPAAAGKTAGGIEVMGKAALEQDEVTVMLNGYRRKLSMALN, encoded by the coding sequence ATGATCGACATCACCGTAGAGAATTTTGAAGCCGAGGTGGTTGCCGCCTCGATGACCGTGCCCGTGCTGGTGGACTTCTGGGCGCCTTGGTGCGGCCCCTGCAAGTCCCTCGGGCCGGTGCTGGAAAAGCTCGAAGTGGAGTACGCCGGCCGCTTCAAGCTGGCCAAGATCGACTCAGACCAGGAGCAGCAGCTGGCGGGCATGTTCGGCATCCGCAGCATTCCCACCTGCGTTCTGCTCAAAAACGGCCAACCCGTGGACGGCTTCATGGGCGCGCTGCCCGAGGGCCAGGTGCGTGCCTTTTTGGACAAGCATGTGCCCAGCGAGAGCGCACTGGTGGCCGAGGCCGAGGTGGACGAGGCGCACGAGTTGCTCGAATCCGGCGACACCCAGGCCGCGCTGGCCAAGATGGCCGACGCCCTGGCCGCCGACCCGGCCAACGACGATGCCCGCTTTGACTATGTGCGCCTGCTGATTGCCACCGGCGGCTACGAAGAGGCCGAAGCCCTGCTGCAAGAACCCCTCAAGCGCATTCCACAGCCGCTGCGCTTTGATGCGCTGTGGCGCTGGCTGGACGCCTTGCAGTTTGTGCAGAACGACGACCGGGGCAACTGGCCTTTGGAGCAGTTCGATGCGCTGATCGCCCAGAACAAGCGCGACTTTGACACCCGCTTTGCCAAGGCCCGCGTGCTCATGGCCGAAGGCGAATGGGCCCCGGCCATGGAAGAGTTGCTGGAGATCATCATGCGCGACAAGGCCTGGAATGCCGAGGCGCCGCGCAAGACCTATGTGGCCATCCTGGAGCTGCTCACCCCACCCCAGCCCAAGGCCGACCCGGCGGCTGCGGGCAAAACGGCGGGTGGCATCGAAGTGATGGGCAAGGCCGCCCTGGAGCAGGACGAGGTCACCGTGATGCTCAACGGCTACCGCCGCAAGCTGAGCATGGCGCTGAACTGA
- a CDS encoding 5-(carboxyamino)imidazole ribonucleotide synthase, whose protein sequence is MTDATQPLLPGSTLGVLGGGQLGRMFVHQAQAMGYFTAVLDADPTSPAGLVSHHHIQTGYEDPQGLAELARVADAVTTEFENVPAAALAALAAQRPVSPAASAVSVAQDRAREKAHFVACGVPCAPYAVIETAGQLEAVSADLLPGILKTARMGYDGKGQVRVKTPAELAAAWDSVGQVPCVLEKMLPLQLECSVLVARGHDGAMVHLPVQRNLHRDGILAVTEVYEGNLPPALATQAVAAAKSVAEGLQYVGVLCVEFFVLQDGSLVVNEIAPRPHNSGHYSQNACDVSQFELQVRTMARLPLTQPRQHSPAVMLNLLGDLWFAHGNAAQTPPWAEVLALPGTHLHLYGKHDAKRGRKMGHLNITAATPEAARATALQAAALLGIDPF, encoded by the coding sequence ATGACCGACGCGACACAGCCCCTCCTGCCGGGATCCACACTGGGCGTGCTCGGCGGCGGCCAGTTGGGCCGCATGTTTGTGCACCAGGCGCAGGCCATGGGCTACTTCACCGCCGTGCTCGATGCCGACCCGACCAGCCCCGCCGGGCTGGTGAGCCACCACCACATCCAGACCGGCTATGAAGACCCCCAGGGCCTGGCCGAGCTGGCCCGTGTGGCCGATGCGGTGACCACCGAATTCGAGAACGTGCCCGCTGCCGCCCTGGCCGCACTGGCCGCGCAGCGCCCTGTGTCGCCCGCCGCCAGCGCAGTCTCAGTGGCACAAGACCGCGCGCGGGAGAAGGCGCACTTTGTGGCCTGCGGCGTGCCCTGCGCGCCGTATGCGGTGATCGAAACGGCCGGCCAACTCGAAGCCGTTTCCGCTGATTTGCTGCCGGGTATCCTGAAAACCGCCCGCATGGGCTACGACGGCAAAGGCCAGGTGCGCGTGAAGACGCCCGCCGAGCTGGCCGCCGCGTGGGATTCCGTCGGCCAGGTGCCTTGCGTGCTGGAAAAAATGCTGCCGCTGCAGCTCGAATGCTCCGTGCTGGTCGCCCGTGGCCACGACGGTGCCATGGTGCACCTGCCCGTGCAGCGCAACCTGCACCGCGATGGCATCCTGGCGGTGACCGAAGTTTATGAAGGAAATCTGCCCCCAGCGCTTGCCACACAAGCGGTAGCCGCTGCAAAATCTGTAGCAGAGGGCCTGCAGTACGTGGGCGTGCTGTGCGTGGAATTCTTTGTGCTGCAGGACGGCAGCCTGGTGGTCAACGAGATCGCCCCCCGCCCGCACAACAGCGGCCACTACAGCCAGAACGCCTGCGACGTGTCGCAGTTTGAGCTGCAGGTGCGCACCATGGCCCGCCTGCCGCTGACGCAGCCGCGCCAGCACAGCCCCGCCGTCATGCTCAACCTGCTGGGCGATTTGTGGTTTGCCCACGGCAACGCCGCGCAGACTCCGCCCTGGGCCGAAGTGCTGGCCTTGCCCGGCACCCACCTGCACCTGTACGGCAAGCACGACGCCAAGCGCGGCCGCAAGATGGGGCACCTGAACATCACCGCCGCCACGCCCGAAGCCGCACGCGCCACAGCATTGCAGGCGGCGGCGCTGCTGGGCATTGACCCGTTTTGA